The Candidatus Zixiibacteriota bacterium genome contains a region encoding:
- a CDS encoding glucosaminidase domain-containing protein, which translates to MRIVFYGVRVYKNIWRFKIVGWTVFKDLRVTPGSFSEKPKITPEEVDAYLSLTPLQGLGRDLIRVAEQNGVNPIYILAHIIHETGWGKSAIFSEKNNLFGFGACDKNPRVNAVMFSSAVECLEKVVKFIAREYLTPGGKFFANPNLIGMNRHYATDKSWCCKIMLRMNKIEDFLAERRG; encoded by the coding sequence ATGAGGATCGTTTTCTACGGGGTCAGAGTTTACAAAAATATCTGGAGGTTTAAAATCGTGGGATGGACAGTATTTAAAGATTTGAGAGTAACACCAGGGTCTTTCTCAGAGAAACCGAAGATCACTCCGGAAGAGGTAGATGCATATCTATCCTTGACCCCGCTTCAGGGTCTGGGCAGAGATTTAATCCGGGTGGCAGAGCAGAATGGAGTAAATCCGATTTATATTTTGGCTCATATCATCCACGAGACCGGCTGGGGAAAGTCAGCTATTTTTTCCGAGAAGAACAACCTGTTTGGATTTGGTGCCTGTGATAAAAACCCCAGAGTCAATGCGGTGATGTTTTCTTCAGCGGTCGAGTGTCTGGAAAAAGTAGTGAAGTTTATCGCCAGAGAATACCTTACCCCAGGAGGAAAATTCTTCGCAAATCCGAATCTGATCGGTATGAACCGGCATTATGCTACGGATAAATCCTGGTGTTGTAAGATTATGCTCCGGATGAATAAGATTGAGGATTTTCTGGCTGAGAGGAGAGGATGA